CGATCTGCTACGACCTTCGCTTCCCCCGGCTCTTTGATGCGCTTGCAGACGCCGGCGTCGATGTGGTCATTCTGCCCGCGGCCTTCACGTTACAGACGGGAAAAGACCACTGGGAAGTGCTCTGCCGTGCACGCGCGATCGAGCACCAGGTCTATTTCATCGCCTGTGGTCAGTGGGGAGGCTACACGGCAGCGGACGGAGATCGCCGTTTCACCTACGGCAACTCTCTCGTCTGCGACCCCTGGGGACAGGTCATAGCCCGCGCCGTCGATCAGGTCGGCGTGCTTTCCGCACACCTCGATCTCGACCGTGTGGCAGCAGTTCGCAAGCTTATTCCCGCCGCGTCGCACAAGGTTTCGTTTGTTGATCAGGCACACGTCAACCGAGGTTGCAGCCGCAGTGATCGTTGCAATTCCTCCTGCAGCTCGTCGGCGCAGACCTTCGGGGCACCAATTTCTTCTAGTAGCGCGTAGACAACGCTCCCCTGAAAATGGACTGCCAATCGCCATCATCAGGTAATCGGACCCCAGAAATGACCGCTTTCATCACGCAAACGCTCGGCAGCTATATCGCTGAGGAAGCACTCGCTCGTGTTCCTGGCGACGTCATCGACAAGGGCAAGCTCTGCCTCCTGGACTCCCTGGGCTGCCTGTTCGGCGGGCATCGGCTGCCGATGGCCGGCATGCTGGAGGTACTGCGGGCGGACAGCCAGGTCGCGCCCGCCTCCGGCGGACCTGTCAGTGGCTGTGCCGAACCGGGGGCTGCCGCATTCATCAAGGCAACTTTGATCAATGCGCTCGACTTCGACGACATCTACGAGAAGGGGCATCCCGGAGCCACGGTGATTGCGGCAGCCTTATCGGTCGCTGAGCACACGAAGTCTTCAGGCACAGAATTCCTCGAGGCCGTGATCATCGGCTATGAGGTGAGTTGCCGCGTTGGCATCTCACTTGCTCACGTCCAGCCCAGAAAGGCGATTCACGGCCATGGGACTTGGCAGATATTCGGTGCAGCAGCCGCGGCCGCGAGACTCATGCGTCTCGACGCCGGACGAGCGGCGCATGCGATCGCGATCGCTGCTGCGAATGCGCCAGTGGCGTCCGTCATGAAGACCGTCTACGGAGACACGCCTTCGATGGCGAAGAACAACTTCGGCCTGGCCGCGCAAATGGGCGTCTTGGCCGCCCGCCTTGCCGCTGCCGGCTACGAGGGGCCTTTGGATGTTTTCGAGGGTGAGAGGGGTTTCTGGCGGATGGCGGGCGCCGACGAGTGCCGTTTCGACAAATTGACCAAAAGTTTGGGGGCCACCTACGAAATTCTCCGGGTTGGCTTCAAGCCATTCAGTTGCTGCCGGCTCATCCAAAGCAGTGTCCAGGCCAGCCGCGACGTCGTCCGGATGGCCGGCATTGATCCCGCCGACGGCTTGCATGCCAAGCTGGTCGTGACTGCACCTCCGATCGTGTGCGAACCACCTTTTAGCAAAGTGCGTCCGCGGGACATGTGGGCAGCACAGTTCAGCGCACCGCACGCCATAACCATGGCCGTATTCGGCCTCGAGCCCGGTCCCGACTGGTTCGTGGATGATTGGCTTCATGACGAGATCGCCGGGCGGTTTCAAGACAGTATCGAGCTCAGGCCACATACCAGCCACGCCTCGCATCGAGGCGCTCACGCCGCAAGCGCTTGGTTACAGTTGCGCGACGGGCAAAGTTTCGAAAGGCACGTGGACGTTGCGGAGGGAGAGGCAAGTAACCCCATGCCGAAATCGGCTCTCGAGGGTAAGTTCTTGCGACTTGCGAGCCCGGTCGTGGGAGACAGCGGTGCTTGCGAAGCGATTGATAACGTGTACGCGCTGGATAAGGCGGGATCGCTCCGGACGCTCCTTCGCGTATTGGTCAGCTGATACCGGCATATACCGACATGACGCATTTTGTTCGCAAGCTAAGCCTGCAACCGCAATCAACACCTTGGGGACTGGAGTCCCCACGGTCCTTCCCCCTGGCCTGCATAGCGACCTCAGCGAAGGCGTGCGGGCAGCCAAATTCTCCAGTCATTCGCTGCGCGCCGGCTTGCCCTCCTCGGCCGAAGTCGACGAGCGCCACGTGCAGAACCGCAGCTACCACCGCCGACGCGACCGATTTAGGGTCAATCTGACGAGGGCCTCGGGGCTGTAAGAATCTTACCCCGCCAGCATACGTGCGAGCATATTCTGATGTGGTTATAGCGCGGCGATCAGGATGAGACGGTGGCGACAATCTGGATGAGACTCTTATGTCGCGGTCGGGATGAAGGTATCATGCTGATTGTCGCTGGCAAGAGTCTCGTCGTGTTCTGATTGCCGCTCCGCGACAATCTGGGAAGCACTTTTAATTGTCGCGAAGGCGGCAGGTCTGCCGCGCTGGCGTTTGGCTTCCATGGCGGAACGTCGCCGATAGCTTTCGACGTTCATTTCGAAGATCGTTGCGTGATGAACAAGTCGGTCCACCGCGGCAAGCGTCATGGCTGGGTCCGGAAAGACGCGGTTCCATTCTCCGAAGGGCTGATTGGCGGTGATCATGATGGAACGCCGCTCATATCTTGCGGAGATGAGTTCGAAGAGCACGCTGGTCTCGGCCTGGTCCTTGGTGACGTAGGCCAGATCGTCGAGGACAAGCAGATCGAACTTGTCGAGCTTTGCGATGGCGGATTCGAGCTGGAGTTCACGCCGTGCGACCTGAAGCTTCTGGACGAGGTCGGTCGTGCGCGTGAACAGCACTCGCCAACCGTTCTCGATCAGCGCGAGGCCGATGGCGGCGGCGAGATGGCTCTTTCCGCCACCCGGCGGACCGAACAGGAGGATGTTGGCACCTTTGGCGAGCCAGCTATCGCCGGCGGCAATGGCCATGACCTGGGCCTTGGAGACCATCGGCACGGCGTCGAAGGCGAAGCTCTCGAGCGTCTTTCCAGGCGGCAGATGTGCCTCGGCGAGGTGGCGTTCGATCCTGCGATGCGCTCGCTCGGCCAACTCATGTTCGGCGATGGCCGACAGGAAGCGGGCGGCTGGCCATCCCTCCCGATCGGCCTGTTCGGCAAATTGCGACCACAGTGTTTTGATCGTCGGCAACCGGAGCTCATTCAGCATGATGCCGAGGCGGGCTTCGTCGATTGTGTGAATGCTCTTCATGCGACCTCTCCGGCATAGGCAGCCCCCATCAGGGCTTCATAGCTATTGAGCGATGCGAGTTGCACATGCACGGTCGGCAACTGATCCGGGTCCGGGCCGAAGATCGCTCTCAAGGCCACCAGGTCGGGGAGTTTGTGGGCGTCGAGCGTTCTGGCAAGCTCCTCGGCCAGTTCCCGCTCGCAGCCGCGATCATGCGCCAGCGCCAGCAATTCGACGGTGATCTTGCAAGCCTGCCGGTCAGGCAGTTGCTCGATGAGAGTGTCGAAAGCCCTTCTGTATTCCGGCCGGGGGAAGAGCTTGTCGCGATAGACGAGGTTGAGAAGAGCCATCGGCTTTTTGCGCAGAGAGTGGATGACGTGGTGATAGTTGACGACCTGATCGTGCTTGCCACTCGCATGGGCGCGACCTCGTGGCAGCGTCAGCAGATGCGTGCCGCCGATGAAGACGTCGAGGCGATCGTCAAACAAACGCACACGCAGCCGGTGGCCGATCAAACGGGAGGGGACGGTGTAGAAGACCTTGCGCAAGGCGAAGCCGCCGGTGCGCGACACGGTGACGACCACCTCTTCGAAGTCGGACGTGCGGCGATCGGGAAGCGCCTGCAGATGCGGGCGCTCGGTATCGATGCGCTTGCCATGTGC
The nucleotide sequence above comes from Ensifer adhaerens. Encoded proteins:
- a CDS encoding carbon-nitrogen hydrolase family protein; amino-acid sequence: MKISLVQMNSQPDRDSNLRAAESLMLQAIARDTPDLIVLPEHFDWSGGTVAEKLAAADHMPGGDAYRMLQAFAARQKVWIHGGSLLERVDGSPKIYNTTVVFDPEGNEVGRYRKVHLFDIEAPDGKMYRESATVAPGESLFVYESGGFRIGCAICYDLRFPRLFDALADAGVDVVILPAAFTLQTGKDHWEVLCRARAIEHQVYFIACGQWGGYTAADGDRRFTYGNSLVCDPWGQVIARAVDQVGVLSAHLDLDRVAAVRKLIPAASHKVSFVDQAHVNRGCSRSDRCNSSCSSSAQTFGAPISSSSA
- a CDS encoding MmgE/PrpD family protein; this translates as MTAFITQTLGSYIAEEALARVPGDVIDKGKLCLLDSLGCLFGGHRLPMAGMLEVLRADSQVAPASGGPVSGCAEPGAAAFIKATLINALDFDDIYEKGHPGATVIAAALSVAEHTKSSGTEFLEAVIIGYEVSCRVGISLAHVQPRKAIHGHGTWQIFGAAAAAARLMRLDAGRAAHAIAIAAANAPVASVMKTVYGDTPSMAKNNFGLAAQMGVLAARLAAAGYEGPLDVFEGERGFWRMAGADECRFDKLTKSLGATYEILRVGFKPFSCCRLIQSSVQASRDVVRMAGIDPADGLHAKLVVTAPPIVCEPPFSKVRPRDMWAAQFSAPHAITMAVFGLEPGPDWFVDDWLHDEIAGRFQDSIELRPHTSHASHRGAHAASAWLQLRDGQSFERHVDVAEGEASNPMPKSALEGKFLRLASPVVGDSGACEAIDNVYALDKAGSLRTLLRVLVS
- the istB gene encoding IS21-like element helper ATPase IstB, which produces MKSIHTIDEARLGIMLNELRLPTIKTLWSQFAEQADREGWPAARFLSAIAEHELAERAHRRIERHLAEAHLPPGKTLESFAFDAVPMVSKAQVMAIAAGDSWLAKGANILLFGPPGGGKSHLAAAIGLALIENGWRVLFTRTTDLVQKLQVARRELQLESAIAKLDKFDLLVLDDLAYVTKDQAETSVLFELISARYERRSIMITANQPFGEWNRVFPDPAMTLAAVDRLVHHATIFEMNVESYRRRSAMEAKRQRGRPAAFATIKSASQIVAERQSEHDETLASDNQHDTFIPTAT